The region TAATGTTTTCAAGCTTTGCCCTGTGGGTAATCAGACAGCTGGTATCCAGTTTTCCGGCCTTTATCAGTTTCATGATTTCCTCACAGCAGGAAGCGTCCACTCCGCCGGTCTTGAAAACCAGGTTCTTCCCGTACATGTCCGGGAGGGGGAGTATCTGCGGTTCTTCATATAAGGCCACTACACAGACCACTGCATTGGGCCTGGCAATCTTCCATGCCATCTGGAAGGTATCCCTGCCTCCTGCCACTTCCAATACGGCATCCGCGCCGCGTCCAAAGGTCAGCTTCCTTATCTCCTGTTCCACATCCTGCTTTAGCGGGTTGAGGCCGACATCCGCCAGTCCCTGATCCTTAGCCAGCTCCAGCCGTTCATCAGACGTATCAATGGCAATGATCATTCCGGGACCGTAGAGCCTTGCGCACATCAGGGTACACAGCCCGGTAGGACCTGCGCCAATCACAGCTACCGTATCCGCCGGTTTGATTTCCGCCAGGGACGCTCCCCAGTAACCGGTGGAAAGGATATCCCCTGTAAACAGCGCCGCCTCGTCCGTCACCTCACCGGGTATCCTTGTTAGTCCGTTGTCAGCAAACGGAACCCTGACATACCCGGCCTGACCGCCGTCAATCCTGCACCCCAGCGCCCATCCTCCGTGCTCATGGGTACAGTTGTTGACATAGCCCCGCTTGCAGAAATAGCACTCCCCGCAAAATGTCTCCACATTCACAGCCACCCTGTCTCCGGGCTTAAACCTTCTTACCTCCTCCCCGGTCTGCTCCACTATGCCCACAAACTCATGTCCCAGTATGGTTCCCGGCACAGCCCTTGGGACAGCGCCGTTTTTAATATGGATATCGCTGGAACAGATGGTGGTAAGGGTCACCTTTATAATGGCATCCTGCGGATCTTTCAGCCTGGGGACAGGCCGGTCTTCCAGGGTTATGGTACCATTTTCTTTATAGACGGCGGCTTTCATTGT is a window of Enterocloster clostridioformis DNA encoding:
- a CDS encoding alcohol dehydrogenase; the protein is MKAAVYKENGTITLEDRPVPRLKDPQDAIIKVTLTTICSSDIHIKNGAVPRAVPGTILGHEFVGIVEQTGEEVRRFKPGDRVAVNVETFCGECYFCKRGYVNNCTHEHGGWALGCRIDGGQAGYVRVPFADNGLTRIPGEVTDEAALFTGDILSTGYWGASLAEIKPADTVAVIGAGPTGLCTLMCARLYGPGMIIAIDTSDERLELAKDQGLADVGLNPLKQDVEQEIRKLTFGRGADAVLEVAGGRDTFQMAWKIARPNAVVCVVALYEEPQILPLPDMYGKNLVFKTGGVDASCCEEIMKLIKAGKLDTSCLITHRAKLENIMEAYDVFENKRDHVIKYAIEVT